Genomic window (Arachis hypogaea cultivar Tifrunner chromosome 13, arahy.Tifrunner.gnm2.J5K5, whole genome shotgun sequence):
GGGTATAAGGTCAAATACCCATAATAACAAAAATAGATAAcgaaaggaaaattaaattgaaagataGAATGAAACTCTGAAGTCTCAACTTGTTCATGCCTTCGACAAAACTCATGATGAGAAGAAGTGAAGACACCCAAATCTATGCAATTGAGATCTTAAGTTCATAgttctctgtatacatcctggtcccaaaaaaaaaaaaaagtatggcTATATTAGAAATCTCTATAACTATTCTTATTCCGATCAAAATTTTCCTTTTGGTTACAATTTATTATTACAACCAAGGTGTTTAAATTCTCATAAATATATAGTCCTAAGGTTAAAGGGCAATAATCCCAGTTGAAAACATTTGGTCCCTTGTGTATGGTGAACTTGAGAGTTCCACAGATCTTGAAGCTTCTGATCTACAAAGCTCTTTCCTCTCATCAATCATTATCTGCCTTGAACGGCACTCTGGGCTACAAAATCCTTTCTCTCCTCTgctcacaaaataaataaataaataattagtccaCCTCCCAAAATTTTATCAACTAAATTCagtgaacaataaaataaaaattctgaGAATAAAATTGATTGCCTATTTAGTATTTCAAAccgaatatatattaattattttttacaaaaatctaaaaacaaaaaacacaaaccaaacacaACGTAAAGATTTGGATTCATGTTCAATACCTGTACATGTATATGTCTTTGCCATGGAGTTTCTTTCTGCAAAGGTGACATGAACTGAGAAAATCCGATGTGGGAAACGACGCTTCACCTTCAACAACCAAATTTTGTGTTGgtggggtggtggtggttgttgttgttgttctaccAACGCCAaagtagttgttgttgttgtcgttAATCCTGTAACCATGTCTTAGATTCGCACCTTCTTCACCGCCATCATAGTAAACCTTAGTGATGGTCTTGTTATTAGGTATATGATACGTCACATATGTGTAATCTTCGGAGTTTGGAACATCAGTCTCATGATGATCTTGGTGTTGTTTTTCGTTATGAACCGGGATTGGCCTAGACCGGTACCGGTTCATGTTGTTTGGTGTAGTACAAACAGAAACGGCATGTTTTGGCAAAATCTCACTACCTTCTTTGTTATAATTGGATTTGTCAAGTGCCATCACAATTGCTAGGCCAACACCACCAAGGTCATAGCTCTTTAAGCCCTTTGGTGATGATGATTGCATCTTCAAGTTCATGTCCAAAGGGCTTCTTGGACTCCCTATGGTGTCCAAAACTGCAGAGGCGCGGCCTCCGGCGACTAACAACTCCGACAACTTTCCGATCATAATTGGTCTTTTCTCTTCCCTAACATATGTAACAATAATTTCTTTCAATTTTGTAACAAGGATTGTGGGGAGTATGGAGAAGATTAGAGATAcatgtgtttgtgtttgtgttagTGTTGGTGTTTGTGCCAAAGATTATTATTGTGAAGGTGGAGATTGGTGTTGTCTTTTATAAGACTATGGACTATGGAAAAGCAACCAGAGGGGTCCAAAAATAATTGATGGAGTGGTTGGACTATAGCCCGTGGTTTCATTTGGAATTTTGTGGGTGATGATTGCTAGAAAAATCGCTAACAAATTCATTTTTAATGGTTTAAGtgactgttttttatttttcataatatcttttaaatgaaaattttatttaaaaatttattattagttaataaatttttatatgtacataataaaatttaaatttttaatatttatttaaataaatgaacGAGCTAATTATTGGATAGAACAAGGTAGCTGTTACTAAAATGTGTATATAATATATGGCTTTTGATTAAAGAAATTGATTATAGCTTTAAACGGATTCATATgccttattaattattattttagtatttattttagtattaatgttGTGTAAGGGTCACTTGTCAGTGGGCCAGTTTCTTGATAAAGTCATTTTCAATGATTGAGACATCGTATTGTAAAACTATTATTTCAAGCTTTTAGTATAATATGGGTAAGTACGTAATTGGGTAGTTGGAtacttgattatatatataaataagcaaaaaaaaattaagttagacAAAGGAGGTTTCTCAACTGGTGAATATTGAAACAAGCTAAGGTTAACATATGCTAGATTTACCGTTTCATTCaactcctttttattttttcaaccgGCAATACAAATGTGTCATACgaaaagaccaaaaaaaaaaaaaaagaaagaaattctaAGCTGCGAACACACTGTGAACCCGTCGCTTTAATTTTTTTCGGTAGGGGTCACtctctttaatttaaatttaatttaaaatacaaacaaaagtCAGATGTAATGGAAAGCAAATGATACTtttaaaaaagcaaaaaggtAATTGATGAGTTCCTCTTATTTATAACATTACTGAACTATTTGACATCATTTTAATGAATATTTTATagatgataaaaaattattatatttatatttaagcagttaattaaattatttagctTCTACtagaaaaaaatacacaaaaaatatcCAGATATATATATTGGTAGTAAAACGACAAAAATCAACCAACaaaaattttatatctaaaaatttaaaaattatatatccaaaatttaaaaattctatcggattaaaaaataataaaaaaattacacatttaaaattattatattgattgttttttatttattttaaaaatagacttgtattttttaaaaagagcATACGATTATTTAGTCAGAGGctaaaaatgaagaaaagaattttttttaaaataaaaagttttattttttaaaataaataaaataaaaattatttttcaaaatacaattttttacCAGTATCAAAATCATAATCGGGGGATGGATCACCGATGCAAGTCAGCAATACAAATTTTGAGGAACAAACAATTTTCTCTTGTATGAAGTCAGTGACATACAAATATAAACATCAACCCAActacatatttaaatatttttgtatttaaatttaattaaattagtttaaatttaacaaaaattacttTCATCACACTAATGTGTATCACACGCATATTTTAATAACACAATTTTTtcattttcgtcttctctttttatttttccgtttccttctcctcctcctcctttttctttttgttctttttcgtTATCGTAATCACCAACAACACTAACACTttgctaacaaaaactaacattttgaattgaatttgaatttatataatggacaatattcggttcatttggtattatacaatagtttcactttgataatattttcatttcattttagaCGTAGgtgtttttaaatttgaatttatataatggataaatGTTCGGTTCATTTAATATTATACAATAGTTTTGCTTTAataatattttcggttcatttgcaACCCAAGTGTATTGTCGATGAATAATTTGTCCCAATAGTTGGAATAGCTTTCAAGACAAATTGAATGGAATGAAATGAAATCTAATACAATCGAATAAAGTGACaataaataatttcattcttttttattaaaaaaagactcaatcattaacaaaaacatATCGAATttatttctggatccaaatgaatctcaattaaactaagaaataaaccgaaattacttaaggaataaaaaatttggtcaatacttatcaacaacatcaagtgaacctcaattaacacataaatgaaccgaaataaattaagaaataaaccgaaattatttaatggtAGCAGCAGAAAAAATcagaactaataaaaatattcgtAAAATGTTGGTAttattggtgatgacgataacgaaaaagaaaaagaagaagaagcaacattaaagaaggaggagaagaagaagggaaaaagaaGAACCTACGCGAATttggaagaagaataagaagaaacaaGGAGGAGGAGTGTTAAAGAACCGTGAATTGAGGTGAAGCAACTCTCATCATCTCTATCGTGTAAGCTTAGATGTGAAGAGAAGTGAAAAAATGGAGGAAGAAAACTAAAGAAATCAAGAATGAGTGAAAAACGAGAAGAAAGTTCTAGAAAGTGGAAGAAAGAGATGGAAGAAGAAGTTAGTTCTCAGAGAGAAAAAGCATGAGTGTTGGCATCTCCAAAATAAGAGAATGAACCACGCGAAACTACTTACTCAGGTTCTATTCAATATATATGCTTACAATTAAAAAACTAACAAACTAATCTACTGTACAAATTTCAACAAACTAAGCTTGACTAACTTAATTATATCTAACAAACTTGGAGTACAAATGTACTCTCAAACTAAATGTATAATGACTATTGATCATGTAACACCCCCTCTCAAACTTGGAGTGCAAATGTCCAATAGTCCAAGTTTGTTATGACAGTTTCGAAACAGGCTAGGTGCAAGAGCTTTAGTTAAAATATCTGCGGCTTGATCAGCACTTGTTACTGGCAGCAACTTAGTGACCCCCTCTTGCCATTTATCCCTTGTAATATGACAATCCACTTCAATATGCTTTGTCCTCTCATGAAAAACAGGATTAGCAGCTATATGTAATGCTGATTGACTATCACAATAAATCCTCACTGGTCGTTGTTGGTCAATCTAAAGTTCCTTCATCATGTAACGAAGCCATTGCGCCTCTCTTGTTGCTGAAGCCAATGCCCTATACTCTGCTTCACAGGATGATGCTGCAACTGTATCTTGCCTTTTGCTCTTCCATGAAATTATTGAAGTGCCCAAGAAAAAACAATACCCTGTGATGGATCTTCTAGAATCTAGGCATGTTCCCCAATCACTGTCTGAGAAGCCAGAAGGAGTGAGGTCAGTggttgaagaaaagaataaacccATTGCTGGTGCTCCTTTGAGATATCTTAACACTCTCAATGCTGCTTGAAAATATTTATCTGTAGCACAATCTAAGAATTGACTTAATCTAGATACTGCATAACAAATTTCAGGCCTTGTGTTTGTTAGATATAAGAGTCTCCCAACAATTCTGCGATATTCTGAAGTTGAGGCTAGAGGGGTTCCCGAGTCTTTTGACAAATGAGTGGTATAATCCATAGGAGTGGATATTGGTTTGGCAGCAAGCATTCCATAATCCTGCAGTAAGTCGAGGCAGTATTTTCTCTGACAAATGGAAATGCCCTTCTTGCCTCAAGCTACCTCCATGCCAAGGAAGTATTTGAGCTCCCCAAGATCTTTAATTCTGAACAAGTTATGCAAATAAGTCTTGATCTGAAGAATTTCCTGCAAGTCACTACCTGCAACTACTAAATCGTCAACATATACCAAGATAACAGTGAAacccttcaaagtgttcttggtaaaCATGCTATAGTCATGCTTAGATTGAGTGTAGCCAGCCTTAGTTAGAGAGCCAGCAAGCTTTGTGTTCCATTGTCTACTTGCTTGTTTTAATCCATAGAGGGATCTATCTAATCTGCATACCAGACCTGGTTTGTGAATTTTGAGACCTGGTGGAGGTTTCATATAGACAGTTTCATTGAGATCTCCATGTAAAAACGCTGTATTGACGTCTAACTGGTGCAAATGCCAATTCTTGATAGCCGTAATAGCCATAACTATCCGAAATGTGTTCATTTTAACTACAGGGCTGAAAGTGTCTTTGTAGTCAACACCCTTAGTTTGAGAAAAACCCTGTGCCACCAAGCGTGCTTTGTGTCTCTCTATAGATCCATCCGGGTTCAATTTGAGTTTAAAAACCCATTTGCAACCCACTGCTTTCTTTCCAACAGGCAATTCAGTAAGTGTCCAGGTCTTATTCCTCTCCAAAGCAGAAAGTTCATTATTAATAGCTTCTTTCCAGCTCGAATCCTTAACAGCTTCATCATAAGTTTTGGGTTCTAAATGTATGGATGCAGCTAGTGTGAATGCTTTGTGCTTTGGGGACAACGACTCATATGAGACTACTTGTGAGAGGGGATATTTATGTGTGGTGTTGGTAGTAGCTGAACCATTGGAAGAGGCAATCATGCAATGAAAGTCTCTCAAATAAGACGGTGGTCTCCTAGGGCGAAGTGACTTTCGTGTCTCTAAATGCAACTCATGGTTTTCATGTAATGTATGTTGATGAGGTATTATTTGGGGTGCTGAACCTCTAAGAGTACTTTCTAATTGAGGACTATTAGGTGCAATTTGATTAGAATTGTCACTGCTTAACTCAATGGATGCAGAAGTGTGTTGAGAGTCATGAGATGCATGCTGAGTACCATCAGATTGTGTGTGATTTGTGTTATTATTGATGATATTATGATGAGGTGAGTCAAAAGGGTCAAAAAAAGTATAATGTGTAGGTATGCAGGGTGCTGCATGATGTTGTAATGATGATTCAAGTTTCTCAGTTTGTAAAAAAGGTAGTACATGTTCATAAAAACTGACATTTCTTGACAAAAACACTTCTCTATTTGACAAATCATATAAAAGATATCCTTTAACTCCAATTTTATGACCAAGATGTACACATTTTCTGGCTCTTGTATCTAATTTCTTCCTATGTGCAGTCAATGTAGATGCATAGGTAAGGCAACCAAATACTCTCAAGTAagcaatttcaggtaatttatcttttaaaatttgataaggaCATGATTCATTGAGGGACATACTAGGAAGCCTATTGATCAAATGGATAGCATGAGCTGCAGCAAAATGCCAAAAACTTTTAGGTACATTTGAATGAAACATTAATGTTCTAGTAACTTCCAAAATGTGTTGGTGCTTTCTTTCTACAATTCCATTCTGTTGAGGTGTCTCAACGCAAGTTGTTTGATGAATTATGGCTTTGGAATTGTAGAAAGAAGGCATTTTAAACTCAAGACCATTGTCGGTTCTAATTTTCTTTATGGTGCTGCCATATTGAGTTTGTACGAAATTGACAAAATTTTGCACATGGGAAACAGTTTCAGCTTTAGAGCGCATGAGATGCAACCAGGTATATCTACTTTTATCATCTATTATTGTTAGAAAATATTTGTGACCTTCCATGGAAGGTGTTCCTGTGGGTCCCCATATGTCCATGTGCACAAGGTCAAATAAAGCTGAAGATTGAGAGAAACTATGTGAAAAAGCTATCTTTCTTTGTTTGGCAAAATGACAAGCATCACAGGGATCCATAAATCCTTTATTTGTCAAAAAGTCATATGATTTTTGCATTACATTTATTCTTTGAAATGGTATATGTCCTAGTCTAAAGTGCCATAAGGCTCCTGCTTCATGTTTATTGGAGTTGTGAGGCCAACTCAGAGATGATAATGCTGTATGCAGTTTTGGTGATGCAATAGTTGTCAGACTCTCAAATGCATATAATCCTCTTCTTTGTTCAGCTACTCCAATCATCTTCTTGGAGAGATAATCCTGTATCTCACAAGTAGAATCATTGAAAACGAATTCACATTTCAGATCAGTAGTCAATTTTGATACTGAAATGAGATTGAATTTAAAGTTGGGAATGTATAATGCATGTACTAGATGAAATGTGTTGCTAAACTCTATTGTTCCAGCTACGTCAGTAACTGTTTGAGTACCATCAGGCAAGTTAATGCGTATAGGTTTTATGTGATACAAATTTTTGAATGATTTTAATGAAAAAGAAACATGTTCACTAGCTCCTGAGTCTATGACCCAGGAATTTGGACTAAATGTGGCCAAAGACATAATGAATGCAATACCTTGATTTGATGGTAGAGAAATGGTGTGATTAGAACCTGTGTTATGACTCTGTTGTTGATTATTCTCCCTTTCAAGAAGTGCCAATAATGCTGCTCTCTGATCTGCAGAGAACTGAGCCTCTAACTTGCTAATTGCTTCTTGAGTGTTGTTACTGATATTATCACCATTCAAATCAGTAACCATGTTGATGATTCCACTGCCGCTGCCACTCCTCATATGAGGTGGGTATCCATGCTTTTTATAGCATACATCCTCAGTGTGTCCACTCTTACCACAAAATACACACTGTTTGTAAGTTTGACTTCTGCCTCCTCTTCCATTTAATCTACCCCCTCTGGCTCTAAGGCTCCTACCCCCTCTAGTGGCCATATTGATCTGAGGATTAAAGCTTTGATTGGCTCTAGTGTCACCCATGGTTATCAATGCTTTTCCTTCAATGATATCTGCATTTTGTCTCTCTTGCTGTAACAAAAGTGAGAAGGTTGCATCTACCGTTGGAAGCGGCTTCATCAACATGATCTGGGACCTCACTACAGCAAATTGATCATTTAGTCCCCTGAGGAGCCTCACTACATTGGTATCTTCTTGGTAATTCCTCATCACATCTAAACCACAATCACAAGTTCCAGTGCAGTACTTACATGCTGGAATTGGGCGAAAATTATCCAACTCTTCCCAAATTCCTTTCAATTTGGTGAAGTATGCAGTAATGTTGAGGTCTCCCTGCCTTATGCTAAACAATTCTTCTTGTAACTCAGCCATTCTGAAAGAGTCTCCCTGGTAATAGCGATGTCTCAAACTACGCCATATATCTGCAGCAACGTCCATCCACACCACACTGTGTGCTATCTCTGGACTTAAAGACAAATTCAACCAAGACACCACATATGTGTTGCATCTATCCCACGCATCAAACAGTGAATCATCTTCGGATGGTTTTACTAAAGTTCCATCAACAAActtcaatttatttttagatCTCAACGCTCTACACATAGCTCTCTCCCAAGCATGATAGTTACTGggacctaaaatcacagaaattaAAGGAGTTCCTGGACTCTCACCGGGATGCAGAAAATACGGACTCATTGGATCCATAATCGGACTTTTGTTCGCTCGATTTGCTGCTGATTGCAATTGATTAACCTGATTAACGAGGTCCGCAAGTGTTTGAATGTCGAAATTCGAGGTCTGATTGGCCATTCTTTCTGAAAATTAGGGATTCAACTCAACGATCTTGTAAGTTTCAAGATCCGGATGCTCAAAACCACAAGTTTGATTCAAACTTCAAACCTATTAGATCTTTCACATCAGTGCTCGTGATCGGAGCCTTCACCTCTgtccacgctcaccgcaccatgttaAAGAACCGTGAATTGAGGTGAAGCAACTCTCATCATCTCTATCGTGTAAGCTTAGATGTGAAGAGAAGTGAAAAAATGGAGGAAGAAAACTAAAGAAATCAAGAATGAGTGAAAAACGAGAAGAAAGTTCTAGAAAGTGGAAGAAAGAGATGGAAGAAGAAGTTAGTTCTCAGAGAGAAAAAGCATGAGTGTTGGCATCTCCAAAATAAGAGAATGAACCACGCGAAACTACTTACTCAGGTTCTATTCAATATATATGCTTACAATTAAAAAACTAACAAACTAACCTACTGTACAAATTTCAACAAACTAAGCTTGACTAACTTAATTATATCTAACAAACTTGGAGTACAAATGTACTCTCAAACTAAATGTATAATGACTATTGATCATGTAACAAGGAGAAGGAGCGcgtgatttaaaaaattattataacaaCTTGGTTAGACTTGGTTAAGTATTTTGCTTGAATGTAGAGCTTTATTTTATAAACATATGGCAAAATCAACAAATAATAATCAAACGGGATTAAGGTAATAATTAAACACATTCTAAATCGTATTACAAAATCTAGTTGTAATTAAATATGCTCAAGGTATAATCAAACTCAAGAGTCCAAATCAAAGTTTAAACTCGTGTTTATAATCAAACACTCTCCAAATCATACTTTAAAATTCAGTTATAATCAAATAGATTTAAAATAATAACCAAACtcaataattaaaatcaaaatttagacTCATActataatcaaatttaattaaacaTACTTTAAACCATATTTTAAAATTCAGTTATAATCAAATAtactcaaaataataattaaactataaaattcaaaataaagttcGAAtgctataattatattataatcaaAAGTAGATATAAGATATAAAATTTCAGAAAAGAAAACTCATAAACCACAAACATAGTGTTTGATTCCAAAATCTAGCAAAGCTTGTTCATGTAGTTTTTTGAATAAGTaagctcaacacaataaagtgGAGCGACAAAGTCACAAACAAAGTCTCAAACAtaaaaaacaaccaatcaaaaccTGAAAACAATCCTAGTGTTATCTTCAGCaatgccatcaacaaccaaaagGATTTAAACTACACCATTCTCTATACCTAGTCAAAGATCTGAGAAACACCTCTTCCACTCCGGTTTCCTTATTATTAAAGATCCACCTATTCCTCTCTAGTCATACATTCCAAATAACTCTTGGTCCACCTTTTAATCGAATTTCTGAAAATTTCTCAAGCCATTTTACACTCAATAGAACTCTATCAATACGACTGCAGGAGCGGCCTCTGAACCAAGTAAATTTTCGATCATTCAACGGTAGGTCCACTAACTGCATATCTTGAACCCAATTCTTGAACTCTTCTGCCGATGCTGTAACCTATCCTGACCTTTCCTCTCTTCAATCTGTATAACCTCATTAAAGTATCTCATATAACATATCAGACCTCGACCTAACTCAGCTACAAAACTCAGTTCCTCCCACACAGCCAGTTTCTCCAATTTAGTATGAGCACCATATACTAAATAAAACGTACAATTGAACTCATTTTTTAACAGTACTCCTTTAACACATAACCATCTTTTCCCtttgtaacaattatttattttaaattacatGTCATCCCACATTGATAATAGACCCCTGAATGTGCCTGTCGACTCTACAAACTCCCACCCTACAGCATCGCTCCCCTAAATACGCATTACATCAAACTTAGTCACAACTTGCATCTTAGTTTCAACCAACCCTAATATATTcacttttgcttcttttttagttctttcaccatactcaatttTCCAACACCCCCTAACCCCTTAACAATTCAAGaactaaaaatcattttaaaactgTTTTACACACCTTTTTAAGATTTTTTGGTCTGCATCTTCGTGCCTTTTCTTTCTGCTTTGCTAATCTCCTCTTCTGAGCTAAAGCCTCATTCTGTTCTTGAAGAATTGCCATGATATCATCTTCATCGTTGTACTGCACGGCTCCTGATTCAATAGCCAGCTCCCACGTCTTCCGATTTTCCAGCATCTGCTCCTCTCGTTCCAAATCCTTACCATAACTGTTCCCCGGATTTTCAACACTAATTTTCCCGACACTCCCAGCCCCGATATTGCCTTTATTAACTCCCGCACCGTGCAAAGTTAAACCATCTACAGGTGCGTCATCTCCACCTATAACAGGACCAACTTTCAGACCAGcagtatttttcattttttctgagGCACTAGACAATGCACTGCCGCTTCCATGTCAACATCGCCGTCCATGGAAGAACGTAACCCCGCCATTGCCGGCGTTGAGTGATACCCTGACAAAGACACAATCTCCAATGGGGGACATACCTCCGGTTGAAGATCGCAGGCAGCATACACCGCTACAAGCCCGACGGCACCATCTCCTCCACTAGTCCGTCGCTCCTCGCTGGCTACGAGCTTTCCCAAGCTTCGTTGATCTGTTACGGCATCACACCCTGAGATCTCCCCTTCAACTTGATAATGAACCGTGGCGCATAACCCAGGACTCGGAGCAGCTTCGACCCAGTCAACCCTCGCTCGACTCGGATTCACCAACCCACCTCCTATAGCCGCATCAGCATGAATGTTAACATGATCTGGGCTTTCAACTAAGGAAAAATAGTCCAAGCTCTCTCCTTTGGCACAACTGTTACAATAAACTTTTTTGGGCCTACTA
Coding sequences:
- the LOC112738366 gene encoding FCS-Like Zinc finger 13, with translation MIGKLSELLVAGGRASAVLDTIGSPRSPLDMNLKMQSSSPKGLKSYDLGGVGLAIVMALDKSNYNKEGSEILPKHAVSVCTTPNNMNRYRSRPIPVHNEKQHQDHHETDVPNSEDYTYVTYHIPNNKTITKVYYDGGEEGANLRHGYRINDNNNNYFGVGRTTTTTTTTPPTQNLVVEGEASFPTSDFLSSCHLCRKKLHGKDIYMYRGEKGFCSPECRSRQIMIDERKELCRSEASRSVELSSSPYTRDQMFSTGIIAL